In Archangium violaceum, the following are encoded in one genomic region:
- a CDS encoding putative zinc-binding metallopeptidase, producing MMQPPQSDLLVMREKHPTEHGEGRGKLSSQREALLQARIKDLSLRLAGTPLERHIAQLHAELEAKGISFKPQCYLSDEWGCPSGVPVIGLPFYLADPGLHSIEAELGGGVESEAEILMYLRHEAGHAINYAYRLYETDEWLRVFGDYSRPYRDNYKPQPFSRRYVLHISGWYAQKHPDEDFAETFAVWLTPNIDWRKQYQGWGALRKLQYVEETMARLGRKPPLVQLAEPDFTTEEMEGTVLDHYRQRELDEKVDVELRNAFDHILADIFYGPGEAPVRAETLIQAERQRLLSSVSQYSGVSRGAVRALLDHLAERTAALGLTLHPDDSREAAVQLTSLVTVLAMNYLYTDRFFED from the coding sequence ATGATGCAACCACCCCAGTCCGACCTGCTGGTGATGCGAGAGAAGCACCCCACCGAGCACGGTGAGGGTCGCGGGAAGCTCTCCTCCCAGCGCGAGGCACTGCTCCAGGCGCGCATCAAGGATCTCTCGCTGCGTCTGGCGGGCACGCCGCTCGAGCGGCACATCGCGCAGCTCCACGCGGAGCTCGAGGCGAAGGGCATCTCCTTCAAACCCCAGTGCTACCTGTCGGACGAGTGGGGCTGCCCCTCGGGCGTCCCGGTCATCGGCCTGCCGTTCTACCTGGCGGACCCGGGCTTGCACTCCATCGAGGCGGAGCTGGGCGGAGGCGTGGAGAGCGAGGCGGAGATCCTCATGTACCTCCGTCACGAGGCGGGCCACGCCATCAACTACGCCTACCGGCTCTACGAGACGGACGAGTGGCTGCGCGTGTTCGGCGACTACTCGCGGCCCTACCGCGACAACTACAAGCCGCAGCCCTTCTCGCGCCGCTACGTGCTGCACATCTCCGGCTGGTACGCCCAGAAGCACCCGGACGAGGACTTCGCCGAGACCTTCGCGGTGTGGCTCACCCCCAACATCGACTGGCGCAAGCAGTACCAGGGCTGGGGCGCCCTCCGGAAACTCCAGTACGTGGAGGAGACCATGGCGCGGCTCGGCCGGAAGCCGCCCCTCGTGCAGCTCGCCGAGCCGGACTTCACCACCGAGGAGATGGAGGGCACCGTCCTCGACCACTACCGCCAGCGCGAGCTGGACGAGAAGGTGGATGTCGAGCTGCGCAACGCCTTCGACCACATCCTGGCGGACATCTTCTATGGCCCGGGGGAGGCGCCCGTACGCGCGGAGACGCTCATCCAGGCCGAGCGCCAGCGTCTGCTCTCCTCGGTGAGCCAGTACTCGGGCGTGAGCCGGGGCGCCGTGCGCGCGCTGCTCGACCACCTGGCCGAACGGACCGCGGCGCTCGGCCTCACCCTCCATCCCGATGACAGCCGGGAGGCGGCCGTCCAGCTCACTTCGCTCGTGACGGTACTGGCCATGAACTACCTCTACACCGACCGCTTCTTCGAGGACTGA
- a CDS encoding hydroxymethylglutaryl-CoA synthase family protein, translating to MKKQVGIEALAIAVPRRYVDIEDLARARGVDPAKYTAGLGAKEMAVADPGEDSVSLAATAAARLIQRNGVDPSRLGMLVVGTETGVDHSKPVASHVQGLLKLPRTMRTFDTQHACYGGTAGLMAATEWIASGAAAGRSAIVICSDIARYGLNTAGEPTQGGGAVALLVSEQPDLLAVDLGLNGACSMDVYDFWRPLGRREAVVDGHYSISCYLDALSGAYRGWRERALAHEVVRWGEKLPGEQLERILYHVPFCKMARKAHTQLRLCDLEDAPGTRDSTPAAREEAAKSSASYEAQVASSLGLNARIGNVYTASLYLALAGLLNGESAALAGKRIGLLSYGSGCAAEFYSGVVGEGAARRMAQTDVEAVLARRERVSVEEYERIMRLSSDAPEQLAPAPGEFRLAEIREHRRIYAAG from the coding sequence ATGAAGAAGCAGGTTGGAATCGAAGCGCTGGCCATCGCCGTACCCCGTCGCTACGTGGACATCGAGGATCTCGCCCGGGCGCGCGGCGTGGATCCCGCCAAGTACACGGCGGGCCTCGGGGCGAAGGAGATGGCGGTGGCGGATCCGGGAGAGGACTCCGTGTCGCTCGCCGCGACCGCCGCGGCCCGCCTCATCCAGCGCAACGGCGTGGACCCGTCCCGCCTGGGCATGCTGGTGGTGGGCACCGAGACGGGCGTGGACCACTCGAAGCCGGTGGCCTCGCACGTCCAGGGCCTGCTGAAGCTGCCGCGCACGATGCGCACCTTCGACACCCAGCACGCCTGCTACGGCGGCACCGCGGGACTGATGGCGGCCACCGAGTGGATCGCCTCCGGCGCGGCGGCGGGCCGCTCGGCCATCGTCATCTGTTCGGACATCGCCCGCTACGGGCTGAACACCGCGGGCGAGCCCACCCAGGGCGGCGGCGCGGTGGCCCTGCTCGTGTCGGAGCAGCCGGACCTGCTCGCCGTGGACCTCGGGCTGAACGGCGCCTGCTCCATGGATGTGTATGACTTCTGGCGGCCGCTCGGCCGGCGGGAGGCGGTGGTGGACGGGCACTACTCCATCAGCTGCTACCTGGACGCGCTCTCGGGCGCGTACCGTGGCTGGCGCGAGCGCGCGCTGGCGCACGAGGTGGTGCGCTGGGGTGAGAAGCTTCCGGGCGAGCAGCTCGAGCGCATCCTGTACCACGTGCCCTTCTGCAAGATGGCGCGCAAGGCGCACACGCAGCTGCGGCTGTGCGACCTGGAGGACGCGCCGGGCACCCGGGACAGCACCCCGGCGGCGCGCGAGGAGGCGGCGAAGTCCTCCGCCAGCTACGAGGCGCAGGTGGCATCGTCGCTGGGCCTCAACGCCCGCATCGGCAACGTGTACACCGCCTCGCTGTACCTGGCGCTCGCGGGCCTGTTGAACGGCGAGAGCGCCGCGCTGGCCGGCAAGCGCATCGGTCTGCTGTCCTACGGCAGTGGCTGCGCCGCGGAGTTCTACTCGGGCGTGGTGGGCGAGGGCGCCGCGCGGCGGATGGCCCAGACGGACGTGGAGGCGGTGCTCGCGCGCCGCGAGCGCGTCTCCGTGGAGGAGTACGAGCGCATCATGCGGCTGTCCTCGGACGCGCCGGAGCAGCTGGCCCCGGCACCGGGCGAGTTCCGCCTCGCGGAGATCCGCGAGCACCGCCGCATCTACGCCGCGGGTTGA
- a CDS encoding D-alanine--D-alanine ligase family protein, whose protein sequence is MALRPLRIAVLHYQPQGEPPDPVVAQVSAALQDAGHTPVGIAVDESITDLVRQVTRSRCDLVFNICETFAEDYRLEVNVAAVLELARVPFTGSATAGLLLAQDKILAKQLLQFHGVLTPRFATFDGSSFQTSGDLSFPLIVKPARSDASMGLGVEKDMEGLARRVRKIHEEYDDEALAEEFIEGREIYVGVLGDHAHPQVLPPVELDFGKKWSRKRMKIADREVKFAPEAPGSPRLVMPHDLSDELRGRIERAAVTAFRALKLRDYARIDFRVSKHTNEPYLLEVNPNPYLEAQCEVALGAREIGLSYPKLIQHIVEVAARRHGLGRGKPHAVPVEDSVETGP, encoded by the coding sequence ATGGCCCTGCGACCCTTGCGCATCGCGGTTCTCCACTACCAGCCCCAGGGCGAACCGCCCGACCCCGTGGTGGCCCAGGTGAGCGCCGCGCTCCAGGATGCCGGGCACACCCCGGTGGGCATCGCCGTGGACGAGAGCATCACGGACCTGGTGCGGCAGGTGACCCGGTCCCGATGCGACCTCGTCTTCAACATCTGCGAGACCTTCGCGGAGGACTACCGGCTGGAGGTGAACGTCGCCGCCGTGCTGGAACTGGCGCGCGTGCCCTTCACCGGCTCGGCGACGGCGGGCCTGCTGCTCGCGCAGGACAAGATCCTGGCCAAGCAGCTCCTCCAGTTCCACGGGGTGCTCACCCCGCGCTTCGCCACCTTCGATGGCTCCTCGTTCCAGACGAGTGGGGACCTGTCCTTCCCGCTCATCGTGAAGCCGGCCCGCTCGGATGCCTCCATGGGCCTGGGCGTGGAGAAGGACATGGAGGGGCTGGCGCGCCGGGTGCGGAAGATCCACGAGGAGTACGACGACGAGGCGCTCGCGGAGGAGTTCATCGAGGGGCGGGAGATCTACGTGGGGGTGCTGGGCGACCATGCCCATCCCCAGGTGCTCCCGCCGGTGGAGCTGGACTTCGGGAAGAAGTGGAGCCGCAAGCGGATGAAGATCGCCGACCGGGAGGTGAAGTTCGCGCCGGAGGCGCCCGGCAGTCCCCGGCTCGTCATGCCGCATGACCTGTCGGACGAGCTGCGGGGCCGCATCGAGCGGGCCGCGGTGACGGCCTTTCGCGCGCTCAAGTTGCGCGACTACGCGCGCATCGACTTCCGCGTGTCCAAGCACACCAACGAGCCCTACCTGCTCGAGGTGAACCCCAATCCGTATCTCGAGGCCCAGTGCGAGGTGGCGCTCGGCGCCCGGGAGATCGGCCTGTCCTACCCGAAGCTCATCCAGCACATCGTCGAGGTGGCCGCGCGGCGTCATGGCCTGGGGCGCGGGAAGCCCCATGCCGTGCCCGTGGAGGACTCCGTGGAGACAGGACCGTAA
- a CDS encoding zinc-binding dehydrogenase, producing the protein MPSTMLAGRLDLTTRKFAMETVAIPEPGPDEVRIKVHAAGICLSDIHLIDGTLRLEPREGFTSVTLGHEVSGVIEKLGSAVPPMWQPGMRVLLQAGQSCGRCPACVGRTGRCLKILTRGVDYDGGWAEYALARFDTLVSVPDGLPFEQAAILPDAVSTPYAAIVETAHLRPAEAVGIWGVGGLGAHAVQLCRAFGAAPIVAIDPLPDARERALKLGADAALDPQQPDFRERIKELTGRRGLDVALDLAGVPQVREQAQSVLAPMGRMVLVGLAGAPLTLGQDVPFCYAMLQVRGHYGYFPHHLHQVVNLSRFRRLDFSSSVSDILPLRDAPLGVERLIKKEGNPIRLVLRPGA; encoded by the coding sequence ATGCCATCCACCATGCTCGCAGGACGTCTCGACCTCACGACCCGGAAGTTCGCAATGGAGACCGTGGCCATTCCGGAGCCCGGCCCGGACGAGGTGCGCATCAAGGTCCACGCCGCCGGCATCTGCCTGTCGGACATCCATCTGATCGACGGCACGTTGCGCCTGGAGCCGCGTGAGGGCTTCACGAGCGTCACCCTGGGGCACGAGGTCTCCGGCGTCATCGAGAAGCTGGGCTCGGCGGTGCCTCCCATGTGGCAGCCAGGCATGAGGGTCCTGCTGCAGGCGGGGCAGAGCTGCGGCAGGTGTCCCGCCTGCGTGGGCCGCACGGGCCGGTGTCTGAAGATCCTGACGCGCGGCGTGGATTACGACGGCGGCTGGGCGGAGTATGCGCTGGCGCGCTTCGACACGCTGGTGTCCGTCCCCGACGGGCTTCCCTTCGAACAGGCGGCCATTCTTCCCGACGCGGTGTCCACGCCGTACGCCGCCATCGTCGAGACGGCCCATCTCAGGCCCGCCGAGGCCGTGGGCATCTGGGGTGTCGGTGGACTTGGCGCGCATGCCGTCCAGCTGTGCCGGGCCTTCGGCGCGGCGCCCATCGTGGCGATCGACCCGCTGCCCGATGCGCGGGAGCGCGCCTTGAAGCTCGGAGCCGATGCGGCATTGGATCCCCAGCAGCCGGATTTCCGCGAGCGCATCAAGGAGCTGACGGGCCGCCGCGGTCTCGATGTCGCCCTGGATCTCGCGGGCGTGCCTCAGGTGCGGGAGCAGGCTCAGTCGGTGCTCGCTCCCATGGGCCGGATGGTGCTCGTGGGACTCGCCGGAGCCCCTCTGACGCTCGGCCAGGACGTTCCCTTCTGCTACGCCATGCTGCAGGTGCGCGGCCATTACGGTTACTTCCCGCACCACCTGCATCAGGTGGTGAACCTCTCGCGCTTCCGCCGGCTCGACTTCTCCTCCTCCGTTTCGGACATTCTTCCCCTGCGCGATGCCCCCCTGGGCGTCGAGCGGCTCATCAAGAAGGAAGGAAATCCCATCCGCCTGGTCCTGCGTCCGGGCGCTTGA